A genomic segment from Ptychodera flava strain L36383 chromosome 19, AS_Pfla_20210202, whole genome shotgun sequence encodes:
- the LOC139119064 gene encoding calmodulin-like isoform X1 → MAARKGDSLTERQIQEFKEAFAILDKSGEGAITSKDLGVVMKSLGHRPSDSDLESMMREVDTKGKGSIEFDEFLLLMAKKIKEQDEDEDLVEAFQVFDRDGNGFISAQELRHVMHKLGENMTDQEVEDMIREADTDGDGQINYQEFVAMMTK, encoded by the exons ATGGCTGCAAGAAAG gGCGACTCTCTCACGGAAAGGCAGATTCAAG AATTTAAGGAAGCCTTCGCTATACTCGACAAAAGCGGCGAAGGCGCCATCACGTCAAAAGACCTTGGCGTTGTTATGAAATCACTCGGACATCGACCGTCAGATAGTGATCTTGAGTCTATGATGCGCGAGGTGGACACAAAAG GCAAAGGTTCAATTGAATTCGACGAGTTTCTTTTACtaatggcaaagaaaatcaaggaaCAGGACGAAGACGAGGATTTGGTGGAGGCATTCCAAGTTTTCGATAGGGACGGCAACGGTTTTATCAGCGCTCAGGAACTCCGTCACGTGATGCATAAGTTGGGAGAAAACATGACGGATCAGGAAGTGGAGGACATGATAAGAGAAGCAGATACCGACGGCGACGGCCAGATAAACTATCAAG
- the LOC139119064 gene encoding calmodulin-like isoform X2, with product MGDSLTERQIQEFKEAFAILDKSGEGAITSKDLGVVMKSLGHRPSDSDLESMMREVDTKGKGSIEFDEFLLLMAKKIKEQDEDEDLVEAFQVFDRDGNGFISAQELRHVMHKLGENMTDQEVEDMIREADTDGDGQINYQEFVAMMTK from the exons atg gGCGACTCTCTCACGGAAAGGCAGATTCAAG AATTTAAGGAAGCCTTCGCTATACTCGACAAAAGCGGCGAAGGCGCCATCACGTCAAAAGACCTTGGCGTTGTTATGAAATCACTCGGACATCGACCGTCAGATAGTGATCTTGAGTCTATGATGCGCGAGGTGGACACAAAAG GCAAAGGTTCAATTGAATTCGACGAGTTTCTTTTACtaatggcaaagaaaatcaaggaaCAGGACGAAGACGAGGATTTGGTGGAGGCATTCCAAGTTTTCGATAGGGACGGCAACGGTTTTATCAGCGCTCAGGAACTCCGTCACGTGATGCATAAGTTGGGAGAAAACATGACGGATCAGGAAGTGGAGGACATGATAAGAGAAGCAGATACCGACGGCGACGGCCAGATAAACTATCAAG